A window of the Loxodonta africana isolate mLoxAfr1 chromosome 3, mLoxAfr1.hap2, whole genome shotgun sequence genome harbors these coding sequences:
- the LOC100654644 gene encoding zinc finger protein 564-like isoform X3, which produces MDSVVIEDVAVVFTQEEWALLELAQRKLYRDVMMETFRNLASVVSQKFNDGEKLSSKHIAVQFMKNDTWSSMLEEICEFHGIEDQYINQGRHVRRHMGESLSENNEGNQCGKGFSQIGTLTVIKRTPTEVNPACCECGKSVMHHSSLQRHIRSHTRRSTCVAESGNSIPVWTKISSGNS; this is translated from the exons gactcagtggtcattgaggatgtggctgtggtctttacccaggaagagtgggctttgTTGGAGCTTGCCCaaaggaaactctacagagacgtgatgatggaaaccttcagaaacttggcctcagtag TTTCTCAAAAATTTAATGATGGGGAAAAGTTATCCAGTAAACACATAGCAGTGCAATTCATGAAGAATGACACCTGGTCCTCCATGTTAGAAGAAATCTGTGAATTTCATGGCATTGAAGATCAGTATATAAACCAAGGGAGACATgtgag AAGACATATGGGAGAGAGCCTCAGTGAAAATAATGAAGGCAATCAGTGTGGAAAAGGCTTCAGccagattggaactcttactgTGATCAAACGAACTCCTACTGAAGTAAATCCTGCATGCTGTGAATGTGGAAAATCTGTCATGCATCATTCATCACTTCAGCGTCATATCAGATCTCATACTAGGCGCAGTACCT GTGTTGCAGAATCTGGAAACTCTATCCCCGTATGGACCAAAATTTCCAGTGGAAATTCTTGA
- the LOC100654644 gene encoding zinc finger protein 699-like isoform X1, translated as MDSVVIEDVAVVFTQEEWALLELAQRKLYRDVMMETFRNLASVVSQKFNDGEKLSSKHIAVQFMKNDTWSSMLEEICEFHGIEDQYINQGRHVRRHMGESLSENNEGNQCGKGFSQIGTLTVIKRTPTEVNPACCECGKSVMHHSSLQRHIRSHTRRSTCKCKECGEACSCPSHLNTPAKTLRAEKPYKCKVCGKSFMCISTLKNPVTTLTKEKPHEYNHCRKDVCSFSSFQTHVKSSKREGKEYWKSCTHPSLVALHKKFHNGDKPYECRECGKAFSCSSLLTTHIRSHNGVRPYECKECGKALSCSSALSRHLRTHSGERPYECKECGKDFRHSSALNRHIRSHSGQRPYKCKDCGKAFSRSSHLTTHTRTHSGERPYECKECGKAFSQPSHLTTHIRTHNGQRPYECKECGKAFSQSSSLTIHIRTHSGEWPFERKECGKVFNFSSSLTKHVRGVERGLMNISNVGKVLVISNPSPNI; from the exons gactcagtggtcattgaggatgtggctgtggtctttacccaggaagagtgggctttgTTGGAGCTTGCCCaaaggaaactctacagagacgtgatgatggaaaccttcagaaacttggcctcagtag TTTCTCAAAAATTTAATGATGGGGAAAAGTTATCCAGTAAACACATAGCAGTGCAATTCATGAAGAATGACACCTGGTCCTCCATGTTAGAAGAAATCTGTGAATTTCATGGCATTGAAGATCAGTATATAAACCAAGGGAGACATgtgag AAGACATATGGGAGAGAGCCTCAGTGAAAATAATGAAGGCAATCAGTGTGGAAAAGGCTTCAGccagattggaactcttactgTGATCAAACGAACTCCTACTGAAGTAAATCCTGCATGCTGTGAATGTGGAAAATCTGTCATGCATCATTCATCACTTCAGCGTCATATCAGATCTCATACTAGGCGCAGTACCTGTAAGTGTAAGGAATGCGGAGAAGCCTGCAGTTGTCCCTCTCACCTAAACACTCCTGCGAAAACTCTTAGAGCAGAGAAACCATATAAATGTAAAGTATGTGGGAAAAGCTTCATGTGTATTTCAACTCTTAAGAATCCTGTAACAACACTCACTAAAGAGAAACCCCACGAGTACAACCATTGTCGGAAAGATGTCTGTAGTTTCTCATCCTTTCAGACACATGTGAAAAGTAGTAAACGTGAAGGTAAAGAATATTGGAAATCCTGTACTCATCCATCATTAGTCGCTTTACATAAAAAATTTCATAATGGAgataagccttatgaatgtagggaatgtgggaaagcctttagttgttctTCATTGCTTACTACACATATAAGAAGTCACAATGGAGtgagaccttatgaatgtaaagaatgtgggaaagccttaaGTTGTTCCTCAGCCCTCAGTAGACAtttaagaactcacagtggagagaggccttatgaatgtaaggaatgtgggaaagattTTCGTCATTCCTCAGCCCTCAATAGACATATAAGATCTCACAGTGGACAGAGGCCTTATAAATGTAAGgactgtgggaaagcctttagtcgttCCTCACACCTCACTACTCATACAAGAACTCACAGTGgggagaggccttatgaatgtaaagaatgtgggaaggcctttagtCAACCCTCACACCTCAccacacatataagaactcataatgggcagaggccttatgaatgtaaggaatgtgggaaagcctttagtcagtccTCATCCCTGACTatacatataagaactcacagtggagagtgGCCTTTTGAACGTAAGGAGTGTGgaaaagtctttaatttttccTCATCCCTCACTAAACATGTAAGAGGAGTGGAGAGAGGGCTAATGAACATAAGTAATGTGGGAAAGGTTTTAGTCATTTCTAATCCTTCACCAAACATATAA
- the LOC100654644 gene encoding zinc finger protein 77-like isoform X2 produces MGESLSENNEGNQCGKGFSQIGTLTVIKRTPTEVNPACCECGKSVMHHSSLQRHIRSHTRRSTCKCKECGEACSCPSHLNTPAKTLRAEKPYKCKVCGKSFMCISTLKNPVTTLTKEKPHEYNHCRKDVCSFSSFQTHVKSSKREGKEYWKSCTHPSLVALHKKFHNGDKPYECRECGKAFSCSSLLTTHIRSHNGVRPYECKECGKALSCSSALSRHLRTHSGERPYECKECGKDFRHSSALNRHIRSHSGQRPYKCKDCGKAFSRSSHLTTHTRTHSGERPYECKECGKAFSQPSHLTTHIRTHNGQRPYECKECGKAFSQSSSLTIHIRTHSGEWPFERKECGKVFNFSSSLTKHVRGVERGLMNISNVGKVLVISNPSPNI; encoded by the coding sequence ATGGGAGAGAGCCTCAGTGAAAATAATGAAGGCAATCAGTGTGGAAAAGGCTTCAGccagattggaactcttactgTGATCAAACGAACTCCTACTGAAGTAAATCCTGCATGCTGTGAATGTGGAAAATCTGTCATGCATCATTCATCACTTCAGCGTCATATCAGATCTCATACTAGGCGCAGTACCTGTAAGTGTAAGGAATGCGGAGAAGCCTGCAGTTGTCCCTCTCACCTAAACACTCCTGCGAAAACTCTTAGAGCAGAGAAACCATATAAATGTAAAGTATGTGGGAAAAGCTTCATGTGTATTTCAACTCTTAAGAATCCTGTAACAACACTCACTAAAGAGAAACCCCACGAGTACAACCATTGTCGGAAAGATGTCTGTAGTTTCTCATCCTTTCAGACACATGTGAAAAGTAGTAAACGTGAAGGTAAAGAATATTGGAAATCCTGTACTCATCCATCATTAGTCGCTTTACATAAAAAATTTCATAATGGAgataagccttatgaatgtagggaatgtgggaaagcctttagttgttctTCATTGCTTACTACACATATAAGAAGTCACAATGGAGtgagaccttatgaatgtaaagaatgtgggaaagccttaaGTTGTTCCTCAGCCCTCAGTAGACAtttaagaactcacagtggagagaggccttatgaatgtaaggaatgtgggaaagattTTCGTCATTCCTCAGCCCTCAATAGACATATAAGATCTCACAGTGGACAGAGGCCTTATAAATGTAAGgactgtgggaaagcctttagtcgttCCTCACACCTCACTACTCATACAAGAACTCACAGTGgggagaggccttatgaatgtaaagaatgtgggaaggcctttagtCAACCCTCACACCTCAccacacatataagaactcataatgggcagaggccttatgaatgtaaggaatgtgggaaagcctttagtcagtccTCATCCCTGACTatacatataagaactcacagtggagagtgGCCTTTTGAACGTAAGGAGTGTGgaaaagtctttaatttttccTCATCCCTCACTAAACATGTAAGAGGAGTGGAGAGAGGGCTAATGAACATAAGTAATGTGGGAAAGGTTTTAGTCATTTCTAATCCTTCACCAAACATATAA